In Solanum lycopersicum chromosome 5, SLM_r2.1, the following are encoded in one genomic region:
- the LOC138348883 gene encoding uncharacterized protein, with protein sequence MIFGNKGKLSHRYVVPYKILKRVGKVSYELELPPELAVVYPVFHILLLKKCVGDLASVAPLGSVAVKDSVCYEDVPVVIPYHQVRMLRNKEVASVKVLQRSHSVEGATWEAKVAMKSKYPCLFPSNSTPA encoded by the coding sequence ATGATATTTGGCAACAAAGGGAAACTCAGTCATAGATATGTAgtcccttacaagatcttgaaaagggttggcaaggtatcatatgagttagagttgccaccAGAACTAGCAGTAGTATATCCAGTCTTCCACATCTTGCTCTTAAAAAAGTGTGTGGGTGACCTAGCATCTGTAGCGCCATTAgggagtgtggcggtgaaagatagtgtttgttatgaggatgtaccagttgtgATTCCTTACCATCAGGTTAGAatgttgagaaataaagaagtcgcttcagtaAAGGTTTTGCAGAGGAGTCActccgtagagggagctacttgggaagcaaaaGTAGCCATGAAATCCAAGTATCCTTGCCTCTTTCCTTCcaattccactccagcttga